A window of Ictalurus furcatus strain D&B chromosome 4, Billie_1.0, whole genome shotgun sequence genomic DNA:
AAAATGAATCCTCTGCAGAAATTTGTAAATCCAAGAAATCTTTGAAGTGATTTTACATAAAGCTGTTGCTTCAGAAGCCTGCTTAACACCTGCTTGACTTGGCTCATGGCTTTCACAGGGGAGTAGAAAGAATATCGTGGATGTGAGTCATGATAAACCCCTCCACCATGTCACACAAAACGTCACTAATGAGCGGTAAATAAATTAACACTAATTAGAACATGTCAGTTATACGATTATAGGATTTAAAACTTTCACCTCTTTGGAATCAAATGGCCTCAGCCTATGTGAGAGCTTTATTGACATAAACTGAGCCACTACAGGTTTTGAAGACTCCCTCCTGGCTTGAAAAATACAAGGAACAGTGCAGTAGAAATTCTTTACACGTAATTGGATATTTATCTGACCAGTGAGCTGTGAcagatgatgagggtggtgttTTATCACATATTATAGGAAAGAGGGGACATAGAGTCTCTTCAAAGCTGCATGTCTTGCTTGATTTCTGACATGCAACAGGGAAGAAATAGGTAGAGGAGGGAAATGGGAGGTGACTATAACTGAGAGAATATATgggttaagtttttttttttttataaatgtttaacatatttttaaattagcACCCACATTTAGCAGtacttacacattcacacacgtacacacacacacaaattaatctGAGCCTGATTAACTGGATCTGAGTAAGGCTCTaaatgacttttatttattagcaaTTATAAACAGTAGAAACAGTTTACATGAACTTTATGTGGAGGAACATAtacaatttattaaatattaactaGCAAGATTTTAATATTTCCACCAACACACTCTGGGGGTATCTAAAAGtatcatttgaaatatttagtcACTTAAAATCAGTAGTATGActgatgaacatttttttcattattaatgaaaaggcAGTGACTATAGCACAGATGCTGTTAAAATCTGTTCTCTATTGTGTTTTCGCCATGAGGAATTTCTTGGTGTTGTTTTCTGGCttaagtaaaataatgtaacaTTTTGGGGCAAATATACATATCAGGAGACCAAAACTAGAAGCCAGGATGGCAAATATCTCTACAGCGACACTGTACTTCCCAGGAGAACTGACATATGCTGGAACAAATGTGATCCACACAGCACAGAAGATCAACATGCTGAAAGTGATAAATTTGGCTTCGTTAAAATTATCTGGAAGCTTCCGGGCAAAGAAGGCCAGAAGGAAGCAGATGGCAGCTAACAGTCCAATGTAGCCCAAAACCAGAGAAAATCCTGTCACTGACCCCACCATGCACTCTAAGATGATCTTTGACCCTTGAATGCTTAAGTTGCGGTGAGGAAGGGGGGGGCTGAGGGACAACCATACAGCACAGATAATCACCTGAATACAGGTAAAGAACAGAACACTTCCTCTTTGCTGGCTTGGTCCAAACCACTTCATAAGTGCTGCAGATCCAGGTCTAGCTGAACGAAATGCAACCAGAACCACAATGGTTTTGACCAGGATGCATGAGATGCAGAGAACAAAACTGATCCCGAACGCTGCTTGCTGTAGCCTGCATGACCATAATGAGGGCTGACCCAcaaacaccagtgagcacaggaAGCAGAGTTTGAGTGACAGCAAGAGCAGGAAGCTCAGCTCAGAGTTGTTGGCCTTGACGATAGGAGTCTGCCTGTAGTACACAAAAACCACACCCACAGCTGCTGTCGTCATGGCACCACACACAGCAACAGTCGTCAAGGTGATGCCCATGGACTCACTGAAGGAGAGGTACTCAACCTCACGTGGTACACATGCAGTCCTGAGACTGTTGGACCAGAATTCTGGTGGGCAATGATAACATTGTAGTGAGCCtgtaaaagagattttttttttttttaaataaataaataaataaataaaacatttagcaCATCCCATTCATCATTTTCCAatgatggcttttttttttttttaattaaagattgtgtttaatgttgtaCAATGTATGCAAATGCGGTTAGGTCCTATTATGACATTTTCTTTATAGCAACTAAAAACAGTCAAtacttcaccagcctctctttttaatAAAGACAAATGCTACATTGCTGAGAAGCAAACAACAGTTACAAAgaactgatactggagactccttccataaatgttcattgAACAGCTCTTTATAGAATTTTTGTCACTActtacacattttttatatttttatgtggagAGTCCACCATGCAAGTCCTTCTTACTATGTAAGGTTGTTAATATAGTGACATATTAGAAGGAGCACGTTAACATATACttattattaaaagtattattatagaaacaccttctgacaaatTACAACAACACAGTAGATAATGAAAACAATTTCATTGAATGTTATAGGGAACGTCCATGGTAAAGTTGACATTTCACATGTTCTGCCTTTCTATGAAGATGATGTGCactgtatttcatttttacGAGCTTTCTATAGTGCTAAAGGGACTTTGGATGACCTGTGACATTGCTGAATTCGCCTTCAGCGCAGGGCAGGCAGTCAAAGCAGCAAACTGGCAGGCCCTTCCTTATAGCTTTGCGTGTGCCTTGGGGGCATTCAGCAGTGCACACAGAGACAGGCACCTAATTGATCAGAGAAAAAGGGCATTTAGAAATCAAGTCAAAGTTGTACGCACTTTAGATTTTTATGATGCATTTTACCCTCTGCCTATTTTCAGCCTGTTAAACtgtcaataaacattttttttagtgttaTATAATTTCCAGCACATATAAGTTGATGATGCACACAGCCCTGTTgatgaatgaatttatgattaGTGTGGGGACTGAATAACAAAACATCTGATTGTACAAAATTATTTGAATGCTGTAGGccttaaaaattaaacaacaaataatatataaaactatGAAAACTTTGTGGAGTGCTAGTTTAtaatgcaaacaaaaaataaacaaaaatgtctttCATTTTACTGAAAATTGTGAAGCTACAAGTGGATTTGCAATTGTGTATATGTTCTTGTAAAGCCACCAATACTGTATCTGTCAGACTGCAATTTAAAAGAAGTCTCTGCACCAAAAAGTTCTTAagcaatattataaatatatttcatagcAAGTCTATCAAAAGGgatcatactcactcactcactcactcactcacacagagagTATGCTGTATATATTCAACTACTGGCAGGGTTTCTCAaagaacctggagaaaacccctgcAATCAAGGGGATAACATATGAAACACCACATAAACAGTAAGTCAGGATCAGACACTGAAACTGTGAGGTAACACTGTGGCAGCCACAGATGATTTACCTTGTTAGAGTTTCCTGGCCAGCTGATGGCAGATTCCTTAATGATAAGGTTAGAACCCTCCAGTCGGCCAATGAGGACATACTGCAAGGTTCCTCCAGTACCTCTCTGCCAATTCACTATGTCATAAACAGCTGGAATTTCCCCATCttgaaaataaaacttctcTCCCAGCTGTGTTGTGAAATTGAGCAGCTTAAGCTGCTCTAAGAGCTAGGAGGACAGGAGGAGAGTGAGCTAGGAGGACTGCCACATATTGGATagcatataattttttttctaaagcttttacattttaaactttctggTTTGTCTGTAACAAGCTGTATTTTCtgccctcttcttcttcttattattattattattaaattcttattcctattcatttatatttattataaatatatgtcTTATTATCTTAGAAACTCTTAGTAAGATGGAAAAGATGGGAGGCAGGTGAGGGGAAAAATAGTTTATAGttgttataatgtaaatgataacaggaactaacttgccttGAAGATGATGCAAAACatctaaaactataaaagcATTATGCTTCTTTCATTAATAGtttaaaaatgtggaaaattgcGATGGTATAAGGGTAatagtacactgtaaaaccagataagttcatttaactcaaaaaaattgaggaaactaattacctcaaaatttttaagttgataaatcaatttctttaagccaaatacacttaaatataacaagcttgagttaaatttttgttatatttaagtgtatttggcttaaagaaattgatttatcaacttaaaaattttgaggtaattagttttctcaaattttttgagttaaatgaacttatccagaTTTACAGTGTATTTCAggacaggaaaataattaacattgtTATCATACAACTCAGTCATGGAGGACAGGCCTATAACAGCACTCAATTGAAAATTGTTGAAATCCAAATAGACGTATCACTAATGACTTTCACCTGTATTATAAATGAAGCATCATGAATAAAATGCTGATATAAacttgaaaatgaaataaattatatcAAATTTTGTTATAAATAACACATCTTACCTGTTGTGTAGTGATGATGTCTGGTGATGAGCAGCCTGGGGTCACCGTGGGGTCAGAACTGTTAGGTGCAGTGCAGGCCAGCAGAGAGTGGAGTGCATATGCAGCTGCATAAACAGCCAGATACACGTTATAAGTGGCTCTTAAGTTGGAGACATCTGTAACACTATTCTGAACCCCCTTTAGGCTCTCCTTCCCACTGCACGGTGGTAAGCCACTCTGAGATGCTACCATGTTGTTCTGCACTGGGCTGCAGCCAAACGTCCTCTCCCATAACTCTCTCAGTATTGCGTCTCGAGGATAGCGGGAGGGATGGAGCTCTTGTAGGTGCTTCTCAAATCCAGGAATGGGTGCACTCCTAATAGCCACTCCCAGTGTGCCTTGAGCAATGGTGTATAGCACAGGGTTGCTCAAGAGAAGGCTACTGGTACTCCAGATCTCACTGGCCAGGAACTGTCGGTCTGTGACGTTTCTGCGAACCAGCTCAGTGAGGAACACTTCTACATCCATATACCAAGCAAATACCATAATCACACGAGCAGATGAGCTCTGCACCATCTTCACAGCACGGTCGACGTCTTTTGCCAATCTCTCACGGAGAAGAGTGCTGACAAAAGCTAGGCAGATGCCGGTACCTTTCGTCTCCTCCTGAAATGCCTGCACTGCTTGGAGTCCATAGTCATTGTCTGCCACCACAGCACCAACCCAGGTCCAACCGAACCGTTTGGCCATCTGGGCCATGGTACGAGCCTGATACATGTCACTGGGGATGGTGCGAAAGAAATTGGGATATTCTCTTCTgttactgagacacacacatgtAGCCAGGTAGCTGATCTGAGGGATAAACAGAAGATATTCCCAACATAATTGAACATGATGATCAAAACTATCAACAAAATTCAGTATATTTAGCTTAATGACAAAGTAAAATTGTTCAAATACATTCATATTCTCAGATATACAACATATTATCTGATGTGCTgccaacatttacaaaaaatgttttgaaactCAAAGACTTTACAATCACAATTTGATCTAATACTGCTGTCAACTGAGCCATTTAAGTATCATTCAACTGCCCCTGGTCTTATGTGAATTATTGaaaatgttacaggaaaaaaataaagaaaaatgaaaaaaaaaaaaaaagtcattacaaTTCTGGACATCACTGACTTGGATCCAATATCCAAGTGAAGCTCCACTGAAGAACAGGTGAGACTTAGGCATAAGCTTTTTTTGATGAGTGTAATCATTAGGGTAACATATGGGACTACCCATAGCAATCTTTATCCATGAAAATGATTCAGGCTATCCATGCAAGTGATTCCCAAATGAGGGAAGCTCTGACAGATGCAGAGCATCAGGATGTGCCAGGCAAGACCAAAGGGCAGACAGAGTCAGGATAATGCATCCCATCAGGCAGCATGAGTAACATGCACAGcttgacagagacagagaaacagacagagagatatctACACTCTTTACCTTACCTTATCATTATAGAGGCTTTCCTTaaacacattcaattcaatGAATTTTTTACAGTTCTGTAAAAAGGTCAGAGACCAACCTTTCATTACGAATCAAATAGCCCTTTCTGTACATTCAGTGCCTTTGTGCGatttaataagaataacaataatgaacaattatcacaggaaaaaaaatttttagcagAAAATCATACAAAGGTCttcaacaatttaaaaaacagtatgaaatctgtatatattttatttgtaatattgaaCTTTAACATTTATCTGCATCACTAAGTACTGCATGGCTGTTTGACTGGAAGTGGATTCAATTTACTGCATATTttaacattgttgttgtttgccaTCAAATCATTAACAATAAATACTGAATGCCAATTTGAGTGAAATCAAAAGTGTGGTTTCTTACTtgcatacagtactgtacag
This region includes:
- the LOC128606299 gene encoding extracellular calcium-sensing receptor-like, with amino-acid sequence MTAVVLSPCLTLLALLLWVVCEDVVGKYQEERCVYLDHAQHLDTVGLSQDGDVVIGALINFYVLPPTFDMSFTKEPYLQSCSEFQESPVQWAQAVVFAVEEINRNPSLLPGLRLGYRIMDTCTRYPHSLRAVMSMISGGNGTCETTRPAKLIIGDSASTQCIILSRVLSPLRVPMISYLATCVCLSNRREYPNFFRTIPSDMYQARTMAQMAKRFGWTWVGAVVADNDYGLQAVQAFQEETKGTGICLAFVSTLLRERLAKDVDRAVKMVQSSSARVIMVFAWYMDVEVFLTELVRRNVTDRQFLASEIWSTSSLLLSNPVLYTIAQGTLGVAIRSAPIPGFEKHLQELHPSRYPRDAILRELWERTFGCSPVQNNMVASQSGLPPCSGKESLKGVQNSVTDVSNLRATYNVYLAVYAAAYALHSLLACTAPNSSDPTVTPGCSSPDIITTQQLLEQLKLLNFTTQLGEKFYFQDGEIPAVYDIVNWQRGTGGTLQYVLIGRLEGSNLIIKESAISWPGNSNKVPVSVCTAECPQGTRKAIRKGLPVCCFDCLPCAEGEFSNVTGSLQCYHCPPEFWSNSLRTACVPREVEYLSFSESMGITLTTVAVCGAMTTAAVGVVFVYYRQTPIVKANNSELSFLLLLSLKLCFLCSLVFVGQPSLWSCRLQQAAFGISFVLCISCILVKTIVVLVAFRSARPGSAALMKWFGPSQQRGSVLFFTCIQVIICAVWLSLSPPLPHRNLSIQGSKIILECMVGSVTGFSLVLGYIGLLAAICFLLAFFARKLPDNFNEAKFITFSMLIFCAVWITFVPAYVSSPGKYSVAVEIFAILASSFGLLICIFAPKCYIILLKPENNTKKFLMAKTQ